The Bradyrhizobium sp. CCGB01 genome segment ATGGCCGAGAACGGCAAGGTGATCGTGACGGGCTGCATGGGCGCCGAGCCCGAGCAGATCGAGCAGGCCTATCCCGGCGTGCTCTCCATCACCGGCCCGCAGCAATATGAGAGCGTGCTGGACGCCGTGCACCGCGCGCTGCCGCCGGCGCACAATCCGCATGTCGACCTGGTGCCGCCGCAGGGCATCAAGCTGACGCCGCGCCACTACGCTTATTTGAAGATCTCCGAGGGCTGCAACAACCGTTGCACCTTCTGCATCATCCCGAAGCTGCGCGGCGATCTCGTCTCGCGCCCGGCCAACGACGTGCTGCGCGAGGCCGAGCGTCTGGTCCGCGCCGGTGTCAAGGAGCTGCTGGTGATCTCGCAGGACACCTCGGCCTACGGCGTCGACCTCAAATACGCCGAGAGCCCGTGGAAGGATCGCCAGGTCCGCGCCAAATTCCTCGATCTCGCGCGCGAGCTTGGTGAGCTAGGGGCCTGGGTCCGGCTGCAATATGTCTACCCCTACCCGCATGTCGACGAGGTCATCGCCTTGATGAATGAGGGCAAGGTGCTGCCCTATCTCGACATCCCGTTCCAGCATGCAAGCCCCGAGGTGCTGAAGGCGATGAAGCGGCCGGCAGCGCAGGACAAGACGCTGGCGCGGATCAAGCGCTGGCGCGAGGAATGTCCCGATCTCGCCTTGCGCTCGACCTTCATCGTCGGCTTCCCCGGCGAGACCGATGCCGATTTCGCCTATCTGCTCGACTGGCTGGACGAAGCCGAGATCGATCGCCTCGGCTGCTTCAAATACGAGCCGGTCGCGGGCGCGACATCGAACGCAATCGAGAACCCGGTGCCGGAAGAGGTCAAGCAGGAGCGCTACAACGCGCTGATGGCCCGCCAGCAGAAGATCTCCGCACGAAGGCTCAAGCGCAAGGTCGGCACGCGCCAGCAGATCATCATCGATGAAGTCGGCCCGACGGTTTCAAAAGGCCGCTCCAAGGCCGACGCACCCGAGATCGACGGCGCGGTCTATCTCTCCAGCCGCCGCCCCTTGCGCGTCGGCGAGATCGTCACCGCGAAGATCGAGCGTGCCGACCAGTACGATCTGCACGGCAGCGTCGCGGGGTTCTGACGGCGCTCCGTCATTGCAATGACGGTGTGGAGGCAATCACGCCAGCCATTTCGGCACCCAGCGCTCCGGGCGCGGCGCGCGGGTGAGATCGGCCTGTGCCTCGGATAGTTTCGCAGGCTCGCCGTCGATGCTCGGGCGCACGTCGTATTCGAAATTCGGCATGACGCGGCCATCGGCATAGAGGCCGAATTTCATCGCATACCACAGCCCGAGTTCGGGCTGTGCCTTGCGCATCTCCTCGCGCAGATCGCGCAGCAGGGATTCGATCGCGGCGGCTTCCTCGAACGGCTGCGGTCCACGCGTCAGGACGCGCGCCTCATACTGCTTGCCGACGATCGCGATCTCGAAGCGCGTCTGGTCCCAAGGCTTCTTGCCCTTGGGCAGATGTGCAGCCAGCCGCCAGCCAAGCTCGGCCATCAGGCGATGATTGGCCCAATAGTCCTCGCGATCCCGGCTCCATTTTTCCACGAAGCCGCGAAAGTCAGGCAGCTCCGACGAATTGTCGTCGGGCGCCGCCGCCTCGCCGGTCGGCCGTCCGGCGAGCCACTGTGCGAGCTCGACCGTCTGGCACTCGACCTCGTCGTGCGGCTTCAGGTCGCTCCAGGCGTCCTCGAATTGCTGCGATGTCAGTTTTGCGAGCAGGCCATCGAGGCTCGGCGCCAGCAGCTCGTAGTCGCCCTCCGAGCCCAGTCCCACGATCGGCGGATTGTCGCGATCGAGACCGGCGCCATACCAGCCGCCGACGGCCGAGCCGTCCGGCAGCCGCATGAACAGCGAAAACCTGTCACGCAAAGGACTGCCGTCGACGATCGGCGCATGGTCGGAGAACTGGCCCTGGAGGGAGAAGCGGCCGACGCTGCCCCAGGGGCGCCCCTTCAGCCAGCCGGCGAAGTCGACCAGGAGGGATGGCGCCTCGATACCTGGCGGAAACGCGCCGCGAATGCTGTCAAGGTCGATCGGGTAGAGCGTATCTGACAAGGCTGAAAACTGTCTGGTTGGTCCCGCCCCTCTTGGTCTGAGCCGCGGTACGTTGGGTTCGAACCAATTCGCGTCGTTCGATCACAAACGCGCTAGAGGCTTGTTGGTTTCCATCGCGATACTCGGCGGGTTTCGACCGGGAGGGACGTTCGGTGAGGACTCAGTAATCCTCTACCACGACATCGTTCTGCAGCGCACCACTGCAAACGCGCTGCGATATGAAATTATAGTGCATTCACGCACCAGTCACGGACTCGGCCTAACTCTCCGCGCGCATTTCAACGCGAGCGAGGAGTGATGATGAGCCGCCTCCCGGACATGCTGCGCACGCAGCGCTTCGACGACTACCGCTTCTACCACCAGAGCACCGTTAACCAGACGCTGCACCTCG includes the following:
- the rimO gene encoding 30S ribosomal protein S12 methylthiotransferase RimO gives rise to the protein MDQTAAPKVSFVSLGCPKALVDSERIITRLRAEGYELARKHDGADIVIVNTCGFLDSAKQESLSAIGEAMAENGKVIVTGCMGAEPEQIEQAYPGVLSITGPQQYESVLDAVHRALPPAHNPHVDLVPPQGIKLTPRHYAYLKISEGCNNRCTFCIIPKLRGDLVSRPANDVLREAERLVRAGVKELLVISQDTSAYGVDLKYAESPWKDRQVRAKFLDLARELGELGAWVRLQYVYPYPHVDEVIALMNEGKVLPYLDIPFQHASPEVLKAMKRPAAQDKTLARIKRWREECPDLALRSTFIVGFPGETDADFAYLLDWLDEAEIDRLGCFKYEPVAGATSNAIENPVPEEVKQERYNALMARQQKISARRLKRKVGTRQQIIIDEVGPTVSKGRSKADAPEIDGAVYLSSRRPLRVGEIVTAKIERADQYDLHGSVAGF